One genomic region from Haloterrigena gelatinilytica encodes:
- a CDS encoding CPBP family glutamic-type intramembrane protease: MSSSRSIAGTVPARLRVVVLCLALAFGGWLTGYAATLGVQGQVFALGYEAEAITQISTSVAFNVVGAGGLALTYLIVRREGFDREFTRAFLRLRSPTIWDLAWIVLGLAGAFLVVVGYHGLVEYFDPFGTGGEGETHSSIEQNRNHPVLFLVGIPIAILLTGPGEELLYRGVVQSRLGEAFPTLLAVPLSALVFAAVHLPVYMGEEFGAVLVSLGTVLSLGLYLGTLYELSGSLLVPALIHGCYNAVVYLSNYLTYA, translated from the coding sequence GTGTCCTCGAGTCGATCGATCGCCGGAACGGTTCCGGCGCGCCTCCGCGTCGTCGTCCTCTGTCTCGCCCTCGCCTTCGGCGGCTGGCTGACCGGCTACGCCGCGACGCTCGGCGTCCAGGGACAGGTGTTCGCGCTCGGCTACGAGGCCGAGGCGATCACCCAGATATCCACCTCGGTCGCGTTCAACGTCGTCGGGGCCGGCGGCCTCGCGCTGACGTACCTGATCGTTCGTCGCGAGGGGTTCGACCGCGAGTTCACCCGCGCGTTCCTTCGACTCCGCTCCCCCACGATCTGGGATCTGGCGTGGATCGTCCTCGGACTGGCCGGGGCGTTTCTCGTCGTCGTCGGCTACCACGGCCTCGTCGAGTATTTCGATCCGTTCGGTACCGGCGGCGAGGGCGAGACCCACTCGAGCATCGAGCAGAACCGCAACCACCCGGTGCTGTTTCTGGTCGGCATTCCGATCGCGATCCTCCTGACCGGTCCCGGCGAGGAACTGCTCTACCGCGGGGTCGTCCAGTCGCGGCTGGGCGAGGCGTTTCCGACGCTGCTCGCCGTCCCCCTGTCCGCGCTCGTCTTCGCCGCCGTCCACCTCCCCGTCTACATGGGCGAGGAGTTCGGGGCCGTCCTCGTGAGCCTCGGAACGGTGCTGTCGCTGGGGCTCTACCTCGGCACGCTGTACGAACTCTCCGGCAGCCTGCTCGTCCCGGCGCTGATCCACGGCTGCTACAACGCGGTCGTCTACCTCTCGAACTACCTGACGTACGCCTGA
- the purB gene encoding adenylosuccinate lyase gives MTDTDALYAVSPLDGRYSSRTAPLSPYASEAALMRARVRVEVEYLIALADLEATPLEFDLEEREHLRGLYKHFAEEDARLIKKLETEGHGEFEATNHDVKAVEYFVRHELPADSDASAWIHFGLTSEDVNNLAHRLLVRDAVDEVLLPELYAVRDALAEMARDYRNTPMLARTHGQPATPTTFGKEMAVYASRLARATGRIRRATDDLRGKLGGASGTYAAHHAAYPEVDWPAFAREFVEDGLDLGFEPLTTQVNPCDDLATLFDAFRGANDVLLDLDLDVWLYVSDRYLGQEAVEGETGSSTMPHKVNPIDFENSEGNLSKANSDLTFLADYVTTSRLQRDLSDSTVKRNIGAAFAHCLIGYTKAAAGLEKVVPTERVMREDLESTPEIIGEAVQTILRREGQEDAYERVKAVTRGKDVTIEDFREMFDDLDVDEDVREELLALTPTDYVGVADGLVDDLE, from the coding sequence ATGACCGACACCGACGCTCTGTACGCCGTCTCGCCGCTGGACGGTCGGTACAGCAGCCGGACCGCACCGCTGTCGCCGTACGCCAGCGAGGCCGCGCTCATGCGAGCGCGGGTTCGCGTCGAAGTCGAGTACCTCATCGCGCTGGCCGACCTCGAGGCGACGCCCCTCGAGTTCGACCTCGAGGAGCGCGAACACCTCCGAGGCCTCTACAAGCACTTCGCCGAGGAGGACGCCCGCTTGATCAAGAAACTCGAGACCGAGGGCCACGGCGAGTTCGAGGCCACCAACCACGACGTCAAGGCCGTCGAGTACTTCGTCCGCCACGAACTCCCCGCCGACAGCGACGCCTCGGCGTGGATCCACTTCGGGCTGACCAGCGAGGACGTGAACAACCTCGCCCATCGGCTGCTCGTCCGGGACGCCGTCGACGAGGTGCTCCTGCCCGAACTGTACGCCGTCCGCGACGCGTTGGCGGAGATGGCGCGGGACTACCGGAATACCCCGATGCTGGCCCGCACCCACGGCCAGCCCGCGACGCCGACCACGTTCGGCAAGGAGATGGCCGTCTACGCCTCCCGACTGGCCCGCGCGACGGGTCGCATCCGGCGGGCGACCGACGACCTGCGGGGCAAACTCGGCGGCGCGTCCGGAACCTACGCGGCCCACCACGCGGCCTACCCCGAAGTCGACTGGCCGGCGTTCGCGCGGGAGTTCGTCGAGGACGGTCTCGACCTCGGGTTCGAGCCCCTCACGACGCAGGTCAACCCCTGTGACGACCTCGCGACGCTGTTCGACGCCTTCCGGGGGGCCAACGACGTCCTGCTGGATCTGGATCTGGACGTCTGGCTCTACGTCTCCGACCGCTACCTCGGGCAGGAGGCCGTCGAGGGCGAGACGGGGTCGTCGACGATGCCCCACAAGGTCAACCCGATCGACTTCGAGAACAGCGAGGGCAACCTCTCGAAGGCCAATTCGGACCTGACCTTCCTCGCCGACTACGTCACCACCTCGCGGCTCCAGCGGGACCTCTCGGACTCGACGGTGAAACGCAACATCGGCGCCGCCTTCGCCCACTGCCTGATCGGCTACACCAAGGCCGCCGCCGGCCTCGAGAAGGTCGTCCCCACCGAACGGGTCATGCGCGAGGACCTCGAGTCGACCCCCGAGATCATCGGCGAAGCGGTCCAGACGATCCTCCGCCGGGAGGGCCAGGAGGACGCCTACGAGCGCGTCAAGGCCGTCACGCGGGGCAAGGACGTCACGATCGAGGACTTCCGCGAGATGTTCGACGACCTCGACGTCGACGAGGACGTCCGCGAGGAGCTGCTGGCCCTGACGCCGACGGACTACGTCGGCGTCGCCGACGGGCTGGTCGACGACCTCGAGTAA
- the purH gene encoding bifunctional phosphoribosylaminoimidazolecarboxamide formyltransferase/IMP cyclohydrolase, translated as MTRIAGMAGNRGRNLLNIADRNPGGAELAVVLTNDADAPVLEAAAERGIPTEVVPLEDDMSRSEHEEAVLEALSEYDFELVCLDGYMRILSETFLSEAPTTLNVHPALLPAFPGMDAWGDALEEGVSVTGCTVHVVTDATDEDGNVVEEDVDAGPIVTQEPIPVYEGDDEESLKERVLYEGEFRAYPRAVKWFAEDAVDVDLEAGEVTVESDVATVGDEDHDGLPTRRLVSNDRADTLRYGENPHQDAAVYADYTCDEASVVHADQLNEGAKALSYNNYNDADGALNLIKEFDEPAAAVIKHTNPAGCATADSLSEAYEKALSTDPMSAFGGIVALNRECDAATAEQIIDSFKEVVVAPGYTDDALEVLFEKDNLRVLDVGDLGERTERFTEKPLVGGRLVQERDLQSISVDDLEVVTEREPTDEELESMVFAWQTLKHVKSNGILFADGTETVGIGMGQVSRVDAVRLAAMKADEHAEGKDAEGAVMASDAFFPFPDGIEEAAEAGIEAVVQPGGSVNDDDVIEAADEHGIAMAFTGQRSFRHD; from the coding sequence ATGACGCGAATCGCCGGGATGGCCGGCAACCGAGGGCGCAACCTGTTGAACATCGCCGATCGCAACCCGGGCGGGGCCGAACTGGCCGTCGTCCTCACGAACGACGCGGACGCGCCGGTGCTCGAGGCCGCCGCCGAGCGCGGGATCCCGACCGAGGTCGTCCCGCTGGAGGACGACATGAGTCGGAGCGAGCACGAGGAAGCCGTGCTCGAGGCCCTCTCGGAGTACGACTTCGAGCTGGTCTGTCTGGACGGCTACATGCGCATCCTCTCGGAGACGTTCCTCTCCGAGGCGCCGACGACGCTGAACGTCCACCCCGCGCTGCTGCCCGCGTTCCCCGGGATGGACGCCTGGGGCGACGCGCTCGAGGAGGGCGTCTCGGTGACGGGCTGTACGGTCCACGTCGTCACGGACGCGACCGACGAGGACGGAAACGTCGTCGAAGAAGACGTCGACGCCGGCCCGATCGTCACCCAGGAGCCGATCCCGGTCTACGAGGGCGACGACGAGGAGAGCCTGAAGGAGCGCGTCCTCTACGAGGGCGAGTTCCGCGCGTATCCGCGTGCGGTGAAGTGGTTCGCCGAGGACGCGGTCGACGTCGATCTCGAGGCCGGCGAGGTCACCGTCGAGAGCGACGTGGCGACCGTCGGAGACGAGGACCACGACGGTCTGCCGACGCGCCGGCTCGTCTCGAACGACCGCGCGGACACCCTCCGCTACGGGGAGAACCCCCATCAGGACGCGGCGGTGTACGCCGACTACACCTGCGACGAGGCCAGCGTCGTCCACGCCGACCAGCTCAACGAGGGCGCGAAGGCGCTGTCGTACAACAACTACAACGACGCCGACGGCGCCCTGAATCTGATCAAGGAGTTCGACGAGCCCGCCGCCGCGGTCATCAAGCACACCAACCCGGCCGGCTGTGCGACCGCCGACTCCCTCTCGGAAGCGTACGAGAAGGCCCTCTCGACGGACCCGATGAGCGCCTTCGGCGGCATCGTCGCCCTGAACCGCGAGTGCGACGCCGCGACGGCCGAACAGATCATCGACTCCTTCAAGGAGGTCGTCGTCGCCCCCGGCTACACCGACGACGCCCTCGAGGTGCTCTTCGAGAAGGACAACCTGCGGGTGCTCGACGTCGGCGACCTCGGCGAGCGGACCGAGCGCTTCACCGAAAAGCCGCTCGTCGGCGGCCGACTCGTCCAGGAGCGCGACCTGCAGTCGATTTCGGTCGACGACCTCGAGGTCGTCACCGAGCGCGAGCCGACCGACGAGGAACTCGAGTCGATGGTCTTCGCGTGGCAGACCCTCAAGCACGTCAAGTCCAACGGGATCCTCTTCGCGGACGGCACCGAGACGGTCGGCATCGGCATGGGGCAGGTCTCCCGCGTCGACGCGGTCCGGCTGGCCGCGATGAAGGCCGACGAACACGCCGAGGGGAAGGACGCCGAAGGCGCGGTCATGGCCTCGGACGCCTTCTTCCCGTTCCCGGACGGCATCGAGGAGGCCGCCGAGGCGGGCATCGAGGCGGTCGTCCAGCCCGGCGGCTCGGTCAACGACGACGACGTGATCGAGGCCGCGGACGAACACGGGATCGCGATGGCGTTTACGGGCCAGCGGAGCTTCAGACACGATTGA
- the cysK gene encoding cysteine synthase A, with protein sequence MAPAVDSAAETEIDAAETVDELIGRTPLLRLDAFADNCFGKLESHNPYSVKDRIARAIVDAAERAGALEPGDTVVESTSGNTGIGLAAVCAARGYDCVLTMPSSMSTERRQLLGALGADLELTPAEDGMGGANERAEELVAEREDAIMARQFENEANPAAHRETTGPEIWEATDGAVDAVVAGVGTGGTITGVSEYIKEERGKTDLTSVAVEPAESPTLSELSSDGHDIQGIGPGFVPDILRTELIDEVRAVEAADAKEASRKLGRTEGLLVGISAGAALSAAAEYASEHPDELVVTVLPDTGERYLSTDLYADE encoded by the coding sequence ATGGCACCAGCAGTCGACTCCGCGGCCGAGACCGAGATCGACGCCGCCGAGACCGTCGACGAACTGATCGGCCGAACGCCGCTGTTGCGACTGGACGCGTTCGCCGACAACTGTTTCGGAAAGCTCGAGTCGCACAACCCCTATTCGGTCAAGGACCGGATCGCGCGGGCGATCGTCGACGCCGCCGAGCGGGCGGGCGCGCTCGAGCCCGGCGACACCGTCGTCGAATCGACCAGCGGCAACACCGGCATCGGGCTGGCCGCGGTCTGTGCCGCCCGCGGCTACGACTGCGTGCTGACGATGCCGTCCTCGATGTCGACCGAGCGCCGCCAGTTGCTGGGGGCGTTGGGCGCCGACCTCGAGTTGACGCCGGCCGAGGACGGGATGGGCGGCGCGAACGAGCGCGCCGAGGAGCTCGTCGCCGAGCGCGAGGACGCGATCATGGCCCGGCAGTTCGAGAACGAGGCCAACCCGGCGGCCCACCGGGAGACGACCGGTCCCGAAATCTGGGAGGCCACCGACGGCGCGGTCGACGCGGTCGTCGCGGGCGTCGGCACCGGCGGCACCATCACCGGCGTCTCGGAGTACATCAAGGAAGAACGGGGGAAGACCGACCTCACGTCGGTCGCCGTCGAACCCGCCGAATCGCCGACCCTCTCGGAACTCAGTTCCGACGGCCACGATATCCAGGGGATCGGTCCCGGCTTCGTCCCCGACATTCTGCGGACCGAACTGATCGACGAGGTTCGTGCGGTCGAGGCGGCCGACGCGAAGGAAGCATCCCGAAAGCTGGGCCGCACCGAGGGCCTGCTGGTCGGCATCTCCGCGGGCGCGGCGCTGTCGGCCGCGGCCGAGTACGCGTCCGAGCACCCCGACGAGCTGGTCGTCACCGTCCTCCCCGACACCGGGGAACGGTACCTCTCGACGGATCTGTACGCGGACGAGTGA
- a CDS encoding SIMPL domain-containing protein — MNRRQFLAVSSVGLAAAIAGCVGDVRSDADGEAPTESTTDERERADRGEIAVTASGDVEAEPDRAVVTAGVQASGESADAVTDELATGADDLRETFADLGIPPEDVEEGQYRVHPERERDAEGFEGAHSFEVTITDVDRVGEVIDVAIEAGADDVGRVNFALQAETRATLRRDAIDAALATADEEAAHVADNRNVDLEGTTAVTTADVRVRPVEGHLASGDAAAEAAPPTEIEADPVSVSASVTVTYAFVE, encoded by the coding sequence ATGAATCGACGACAGTTCCTCGCGGTCTCGAGCGTCGGGCTCGCGGCGGCGATAGCAGGCTGTGTCGGAGACGTGCGCAGTGACGCCGACGGCGAGGCGCCGACGGAATCGACGACCGACGAGCGCGAGCGCGCGGACCGCGGCGAGATCGCGGTCACTGCCAGCGGCGACGTCGAGGCGGAACCCGACCGGGCAGTCGTGACCGCGGGCGTACAGGCGAGCGGCGAGAGCGCCGACGCCGTGACCGACGAACTGGCGACGGGGGCGGACGATCTTCGGGAAACGTTCGCCGACCTCGGAATCCCGCCGGAGGACGTCGAGGAGGGCCAATACCGGGTTCATCCGGAACGCGAGCGGGACGCCGAGGGGTTCGAGGGAGCGCACTCGTTCGAGGTGACGATCACCGACGTCGACCGCGTCGGCGAGGTCATCGACGTGGCGATCGAAGCCGGCGCCGACGACGTCGGACGCGTGAACTTCGCGCTGCAGGCGGAGACGCGAGCGACGCTGCGACGGGACGCGATCGACGCCGCGCTCGCTACCGCCGACGAGGAGGCGGCCCACGTCGCCGACAACCGGAACGTCGACCTCGAGGGAACGACGGCCGTCACGACCGCCGATGTTCGAGTTCGGCCGGTCGAAGGGCATCTCGCGAGCGGTGACGCGGCGGCGGAGGCGGCGCCGCCGACGGAGATCGAGGCCGATCCCGTCAGCGTGAGCGCCAGCGTGACGGTCACGTACGCGTTTGTCGAGTAA
- a CDS encoding ABC transporter substrate-binding protein: MKSIRRLERSRREVVATGIAAGSAALAGCITGDGSGSEDGDSYTVSMAPMGDVEFDSVPRDAFVTFAHYADMAVALGHGDAVNTLFAPEMSGSTMSMFYDRLEGVSFDGESLPHPLEDGVVEEDLYEYDSDVHFLDPSYVLTTEDDWSEAEIDTVAEQVGPWFGNFHSGVHSEPAAAYADSYEYYTLWELFERIAEVFQERGRYEALKDVYDETRSQIESNLPPEDERPTVARVTLGPDGQDVFYSYHINTDGFWQAETRPLGAHDALGDVEWSGDWGEVDYETMLEADPDVILHLWGITSRYAIEDIRERLEDHSAGSELTAVQNDRVVASGMRYQGPIMNLFQLEMTAKQLYPDRFGEWPRHESGQSYPEIPADERLFDRDRVAEIVTDGAAE; encoded by the coding sequence ATGAAATCGATACGGCGACTCGAGCGAAGTCGGCGGGAGGTCGTGGCGACGGGAATCGCCGCCGGGAGCGCGGCGCTGGCCGGCTGCATCACCGGCGACGGCTCGGGCTCGGAGGACGGCGACTCCTACACGGTGTCGATGGCGCCGATGGGGGACGTCGAGTTCGATTCCGTCCCCCGGGACGCCTTCGTCACGTTCGCCCACTACGCGGACATGGCGGTCGCGCTGGGCCACGGCGACGCGGTGAATACGCTGTTCGCGCCCGAGATGTCGGGGTCGACGATGTCGATGTTCTACGACCGGCTCGAGGGCGTTTCCTTCGACGGCGAGTCGCTGCCCCACCCGCTCGAGGACGGAGTGGTCGAAGAGGACCTCTACGAGTACGACAGCGACGTCCACTTCCTGGATCCGTCGTACGTCCTGACCACCGAGGACGACTGGTCCGAAGCCGAGATCGATACCGTCGCCGAGCAGGTCGGTCCCTGGTTCGGAAACTTCCACAGCGGCGTTCACAGCGAGCCCGCGGCGGCCTACGCCGACAGCTACGAGTACTACACGCTCTGGGAACTCTTCGAGCGGATCGCCGAGGTCTTCCAGGAGCGGGGGCGCTACGAGGCGCTGAAGGACGTCTACGACGAGACGCGGTCCCAGATCGAGTCGAACCTGCCGCCCGAAGACGAGCGGCCGACGGTCGCGCGGGTCACGCTGGGGCCGGACGGACAGGACGTCTTCTACTCCTACCACATCAACACGGACGGCTTCTGGCAGGCCGAGACGCGGCCGCTCGGCGCTCACGACGCGCTCGGCGACGTGGAATGGTCGGGCGACTGGGGCGAGGTCGACTACGAAACGATGCTCGAGGCCGATCCCGACGTCATCCTCCACCTGTGGGGGATCACGTCGCGGTACGCCATCGAGGATATCCGCGAACGGCTCGAGGACCACTCCGCGGGAAGCGAGTTGACGGCCGTCCAGAACGACCGCGTCGTCGCCAGCGGGATGCGCTACCAGGGACCGATCATGAACCTGTTCCAGCTCGAGATGACGGCAAAGCAGCTCTATCCCGACCGGTTCGGCGAGTGGCCGAGGCACGAATCCGGGCAGTCGTATCCCGAGATTCCGGCCGACGAACGGCTGTTCGACCGCGATCGCGTCGCGGAGATCGTGACCGACGGCGCCGCGGAGTAA
- a CDS encoding NAD(P)/FAD-dependent oxidoreductase, with product MANGADTDGFDVDVAVVGGGPAGCSAGVFTARYGLETVVFDRGSSSLRRCACLENYLGFPCGIDAERFLELAQTHAREAGCRIREELVDSVVALAGNGEIEDAADSEGFRLETQGGDPVTARFVIAATKYDGSYLRGLDDDEALFVTEEGADGSVERFDRAYPDDDGRTPVAGLYVAGPLAGSGDQAIIAAGHGATVARTLLRDLRREEGYWDRFAKRYDWRRYLENRDEEWADPERWVELFDETAPEDRDAGDVRRLAESYAAERDESYLEAETAARRTERGQRRLADALDDEVLLEAVDNEAIRERAAALEGGNARSDADPVDD from the coding sequence ATGGCGAACGGAGCCGATACCGACGGGTTCGACGTCGACGTCGCCGTCGTCGGCGGCGGCCCAGCCGGCTGTTCGGCCGGCGTCTTCACCGCGCGGTACGGCCTCGAGACGGTCGTCTTCGACCGCGGCTCCTCCTCGCTGCGCCGGTGTGCCTGCCTCGAGAACTACCTCGGGTTCCCCTGCGGGATCGACGCCGAGCGGTTCCTCGAGTTGGCCCAAACTCACGCCAGGGAGGCGGGGTGTCGAATCCGCGAGGAACTCGTGGACTCCGTCGTCGCGCTCGCGGGGAACGGCGAAATCGAGGACGCGGCGGATAGCGAGGGGTTCCGACTCGAGACTCAGGGCGGCGACCCCGTGACGGCGCGGTTCGTGATCGCGGCGACGAAGTACGACGGGTCGTACCTCCGCGGACTGGACGACGACGAGGCGCTGTTCGTCACCGAAGAAGGCGCCGACGGGAGCGTCGAGCGGTTCGACCGCGCGTATCCGGACGACGACGGCCGGACGCCGGTCGCGGGACTCTACGTCGCCGGCCCGCTGGCTGGAAGCGGCGATCAGGCGATTATCGCGGCCGGCCACGGCGCGACAGTGGCCCGGACGCTGCTCCGGGACCTGCGCCGCGAGGAGGGGTACTGGGATCGCTTCGCGAAACGGTACGACTGGCGCCGGTACCTCGAGAACCGAGACGAGGAGTGGGCCGACCCCGAGCGCTGGGTCGAACTCTTCGACGAGACCGCGCCCGAGGACCGCGACGCCGGAGACGTTCGACGCCTCGCCGAGTCCTACGCGGCCGAGCGCGACGAGAGCTACCTCGAGGCCGAAACCGCGGCTCGGCGAACCGAGCGCGGCCAGCGACGGCTCGCGGACGCGCTCGACGACGAGGTGCTGCTCGAGGCCGTCGACAACGAGGCGATCCGCGAGCGGGCGGCGGCACTCGAGGGCGGCAACGCGCGGTCGGACGCCGACCCGGTCGACGACTGA
- a CDS encoding ABC transporter substrate-binding protein — translation MGEVEFDGVPERWTALLPSYADMAFALGGGQTLGIQNRERFGTEVYDELPGIEFDEDEVAELTEGGVDTELFYEMNADAHFIDPHILTHWYDWDRDDVDQVRTDVGPFFGNFIRRHSDEWHDYRYYDLYEALELMAEVFQARDRYDALVDLHETMLETLDERLPPDDQRPTAMLVYPAESGDEFYPFRFDDGGISTKQWRDLGLTDALATIDVGHYRYGDRSTVDLETLLEIDPEVLLVRNHGGDSESEFREAVVEPLRDDPAASKVRAVEDDAVYNAGYLDQGPIINFYHTERAATDIYPDAFDDATLFDRERVAEIVSGEF, via the coding sequence ATGGGCGAGGTCGAATTCGATGGGGTGCCCGAGCGGTGGACGGCGCTGTTGCCCAGTTACGCGGATATGGCGTTCGCGCTCGGCGGCGGGCAGACGCTCGGCATTCAGAACCGCGAGCGGTTCGGGACCGAGGTCTACGACGAACTGCCCGGCATCGAGTTCGACGAAGACGAGGTCGCGGAACTGACCGAAGGCGGCGTCGACACGGAGCTGTTTTACGAGATGAACGCCGACGCCCATTTCATCGATCCACACATACTGACACACTGGTACGACTGGGATCGCGACGACGTCGATCAAGTCAGAACCGACGTCGGCCCCTTCTTCGGCAACTTCATTCGCCGCCACAGTGACGAGTGGCACGACTACCGCTACTACGACCTCTACGAGGCCCTCGAACTGATGGCCGAGGTGTTCCAGGCGCGAGACCGCTACGATGCGCTCGTCGATCTTCACGAAACGATGCTCGAGACGCTCGACGAGCGATTACCGCCGGACGACCAGCGACCGACCGCGATGCTCGTCTATCCGGCCGAGTCGGGAGACGAGTTCTACCCCTTCCGATTCGACGACGGCGGGATCAGCACCAAGCAGTGGCGAGATCTCGGACTGACCGACGCGCTCGCGACGATCGACGTGGGACACTACAGATACGGCGATCGAAGCACGGTCGATCTGGAGACCCTCCTCGAGATCGATCCCGAGGTACTGCTGGTTCGCAACCACGGCGGGGACTCCGAGTCGGAGTTCCGAGAAGCGGTCGTCGAGCCGTTGCGGGACGATCCGGCCGCCAGCAAGGTCCGAGCGGTCGAGGACGATGCCGTCTACAACGCCGGCTACCTCGACCAGGGACCGATCATCAACTTCTACCACACCGAACGCGCCGCGACGGACATCTATCCCGACGCGTTCGACGACGCGACGCTGTTCGACCGCGAACGAGTCGCGGAGATCGTTTCCGGCGAGTTCTGA
- a CDS encoding DUF5518 domain-containing protein produces MTRDRSRRSLLADDSWRYAIVGGLASLPFTTVTYWQTGSEIGLLPVVFGGLVAGYLYEGPSAVRSRVGFRAGLIGLLPALWMLVDILWFVHVELGGPVVSRVLQTVLAIVAVVGMFVFAGLAAMIGSRIGDWLSEKVGRYRPPVVAR; encoded by the coding sequence ATGACCCGTGATCGCAGTCGCCGATCCCTGCTAGCCGACGACAGCTGGCGGTACGCGATCGTCGGCGGCCTCGCCTCGCTCCCGTTCACGACGGTCACCTACTGGCAGACGGGAAGTGAAATCGGCCTCTTGCCGGTAGTGTTCGGCGGACTCGTCGCCGGCTACCTGTACGAAGGACCGTCGGCTGTCCGCTCTCGAGTCGGCTTTCGGGCCGGTCTCATCGGTCTGTTGCCGGCGCTGTGGATGCTGGTCGATATACTGTGGTTCGTCCACGTCGAACTCGGCGGACCGGTGGTGTCGCGGGTACTTCAGACGGTCCTCGCAATCGTGGCCGTCGTCGGTATGTTCGTCTTCGCCGGTCTGGCGGCGATGATCGGGTCGCGAATCGGGGACTGGCTGAGCGAGAAAGTCGGACGTTACCGGCCGCCGGTCGTCGCTCGGTGA
- the carA gene encoding glutamine-hydrolyzing carbamoyl-phosphate synthase small subunit, whose protein sequence is MTEAYVALEDGRVLEGRGRAPGTARGELVFTTAYTGYEESLTDPSYEEQVLTFSYPLIGNYGVREERFEDDRVHPRAALAKEFTEDVAEWLESEGVPAVDHLDTREVVTTIRDGGAMKCGIAVGEDVTEEDAKEQLEACEAMSDHTEIGEQVSVDETEVYGADNDGQTVALVDCGAKGSIVDSLLARDAEVHVLPHDASVADVEAVDPDVLFISNGPGDPVNFEQAIHLVEEFVEDTPVAGICLGQQIVAEALGGTTEKMDFGHRGVNQPVLDLASGQVVMTTQNHGYTVAEPGEHLEVTQINVNDDTPEGIDGIEYDVITRQYHPEANPGPEDTLDFFDDVLAMADSRSEQAVPADD, encoded by the coding sequence ATGACGGAAGCCTACGTCGCACTGGAAGACGGCCGCGTACTCGAGGGACGTGGTCGCGCTCCGGGCACGGCTCGCGGGGAACTCGTTTTCACCACAGCGTATACGGGATACGAAGAGAGTCTGACCGACCCCTCTTACGAGGAGCAGGTCCTGACCTTCTCGTACCCGCTGATCGGTAACTACGGCGTCCGCGAGGAGCGGTTCGAGGACGACCGCGTCCATCCGCGCGCCGCGCTCGCAAAGGAGTTCACCGAGGACGTCGCCGAGTGGCTCGAGAGCGAGGGCGTCCCGGCGGTCGACCACCTCGACACGCGAGAGGTCGTCACCACGATCCGCGACGGCGGCGCCATGAAGTGCGGCATCGCCGTCGGCGAGGACGTCACCGAGGAAGACGCCAAGGAGCAACTCGAGGCCTGCGAGGCGATGAGCGACCACACCGAGATCGGCGAACAGGTCAGCGTCGACGAGACCGAGGTCTACGGCGCCGACAACGACGGCCAGACCGTCGCGCTGGTCGACTGCGGCGCGAAGGGCTCGATCGTCGACTCGCTGCTCGCCCGCGACGCCGAGGTCCACGTGCTCCCCCACGACGCCAGCGTCGCCGACGTCGAGGCCGTCGACCCCGACGTCCTCTTCATCTCCAACGGCCCCGGCGACCCGGTCAACTTCGAGCAGGCGATCCACCTCGTCGAGGAGTTCGTCGAGGACACGCCCGTCGCCGGCATCTGTCTCGGCCAGCAGATCGTCGCCGAGGCGCTTGGCGGCACGACCGAGAAGATGGACTTCGGTCACCGCGGCGTCAACCAGCCCGTCCTCGACTTAGCGTCCGGCCAGGTCGTCATGACCACCCAGAACCACGGCTACACGGTCGCCGAACCCGGCGAGCACCTCGAGGTCACGCAGATCAACGTCAACGACGACACGCCGGAGGGCATCGACGGCATCGAGTACGACGTCATCACCCGCCAGTACCACCCCGAAGCCAACCCCGGTCCGGAGGACACCCTCGACTTCTTCGACGACGTCCTCGCGATGGCCGACTCGCGATCGGAGCAGGCCGTCCCCGCCGACGACTGA
- a CDS encoding Lrp/AsnC family transcriptional regulator: MDDLDRQILDQLRRDGRTPYTEIADEVGTSEGTVRNRVERMIDEDVIERFTISTRTGNVQAMIELSVAVDVDTKAVSERIAEWDEVDFVWMVSGEQDVVLVVDAADTRGVNDLITKARDQEEVVSTKTRLILDEELG; encoded by the coding sequence ATGGACGACCTGGACCGACAGATCCTCGATCAGCTTCGGCGAGACGGCCGCACGCCCTACACCGAAATCGCCGACGAGGTCGGGACGAGCGAGGGAACCGTCCGCAACCGCGTCGAACGGATGATCGACGAAGACGTCATCGAACGCTTCACCATCTCGACCCGGACGGGCAACGTCCAGGCGATGATCGAGCTCAGCGTCGCGGTCGACGTCGACACGAAGGCCGTCTCCGAGCGCATCGCCGAGTGGGACGAAGTGGACTTCGTCTGGATGGTCTCCGGCGAGCAGGACGTCGTGCTCGTCGTCGACGCCGCGGACACGCGCGGGGTCAACGATCTCATCACGAAGGCCCGCGATCAGGAGGAGGTCGTGAGCACGAAAACGCGGCTCATCCTGGACGAGGAACTGGGTTAA